A single region of the Hyphomicrobiales bacterium genome encodes:
- a CDS encoding t(6)A37 threonylcarbamoyladenosine biosynthesis protein TsaE codes for MTAVTVMAFDDTTDGAAAATTINSLLSPPAPALVREDRRRVEATWDFPIDNEAGTEALAHLLAEELRPGDLVTLSGDLGAGKTTFARALIRILADDPDLEVPSPTFTLMQIYETGHGTVVHADLYRVGDAAELEDLGWDEASEEAIVLVEWPERAAGVLAADRLDVALTHVNGDNYEARRVRLTGTGRFGPRLARLQSLRRLLEKAGWGEARREHIQGDASVRLYDRLHKANGETAILMIAPPRLAGPAIRNGRPYHELAKLAERVDAFVAVARGLRAEGFSAPEIYGADLDQGLVLVEDLGKEPVANADGPIPERYREAIGVLAALHDKDLPSVLPVMDGRDHILQPYDLEALLIEAELLLDWYAPHKGGGSLGAAARSDFIKVWTELLGQVVSGPQTWTLRDMHSPNLFWLPERQGLERVGLIDLQDTVLGHPAYDVAALLQDARVTMPAALELELIAYYAKLRRARNPEFDVASFAEAYAILGAQRATKLFGTFVRLDKRDGKPQYLDHLPRMQDYLARNLAHPVLSELKLWYEARLPGLVARPPA; via the coding sequence ATGACGGCGGTGACAGTAATGGCGTTCGACGACACCACAGACGGCGCGGCTGCCGCCACGACCATCAACAGCCTCCTCTCACCGCCCGCGCCCGCGCTCGTGCGGGAAGACAGGCGCAGGGTGGAGGCGACTTGGGATTTCCCGATCGACAACGAGGCGGGAACCGAGGCGCTGGCTCATCTTCTCGCCGAGGAACTCAGACCGGGCGATCTCGTCACGCTTTCCGGCGATCTCGGCGCCGGCAAGACGACCTTCGCGCGGGCTCTGATCCGCATTCTCGCGGATGATCCCGACCTCGAGGTCCCCAGCCCCACGTTCACCCTGATGCAGATCTATGAAACCGGCCATGGCACCGTCGTCCATGCCGATCTCTATCGTGTCGGTGATGCGGCGGAGCTTGAGGATCTCGGCTGGGACGAGGCGAGCGAGGAGGCCATCGTCCTCGTCGAATGGCCGGAGCGGGCTGCGGGCGTTCTCGCCGCCGACAGGCTCGATGTCGCGCTAACCCATGTGAACGGCGACAACTATGAAGCGCGTCGTGTCAGGCTCACCGGCACAGGACGTTTTGGCCCGCGTCTCGCGCGGCTGCAATCGCTGCGTCGCCTCCTGGAGAAGGCGGGCTGGGGGGAAGCACGGCGCGAGCACATCCAGGGCGATGCCTCGGTTCGCCTGTACGACCGCTTGCACAAGGCCAATGGTGAGACCGCGATCCTCATGATCGCTCCGCCGCGACTGGCCGGCCCCGCGATCCGCAACGGGCGCCCTTATCACGAGCTGGCGAAGCTGGCCGAGCGCGTCGACGCCTTCGTCGCGGTGGCGCGGGGCTTGCGCGCCGAAGGCTTCAGCGCGCCCGAGATCTATGGGGCCGATCTCGACCAGGGCCTGGTGTTGGTGGAGGATCTCGGCAAGGAGCCCGTGGCCAACGCGGACGGGCCCATCCCGGAGCGCTACCGCGAGGCCATAGGCGTCCTTGCCGCCTTGCACGACAAGGATCTGCCGAGCGTCCTGCCTGTCATGGACGGCCGCGACCATATCCTCCAGCCGTACGATCTCGAGGCGCTCCTGATCGAGGCTGAGCTGCTGCTCGATTGGTACGCCCCGCACAAGGGCGGCGGCTCCCTCGGCGCGGCGGCCCGCTCCGATTTCATCAAGGTCTGGACGGAGCTTCTCGGACAGGTGGTGTCCGGGCCGCAGACCTGGACGCTGCGCGACATGCATTCCCCCAACCTGTTCTGGCTGCCGGAGCGGCAAGGGCTGGAACGCGTCGGGCTCATTGATCTGCAAGACACGGTGCTGGGCCATCCCGCCTATGACGTCGCGGCCTTGCTGCAGGACGCGCGGGTGACGATGCCCGCCGCGCTTGAGCTTGAACTCATCGCCTATTACGCGAAGCTGCGCCGGGCGCGGAATCCGGAGTTCGACGTGGCAAGCTTCGCCGAGGCCTACGCAATTTTGGGTGCACAGCGCGCGACCAAGCTGTTCGGCACTTTCGTGCGGCTCGACAAGCGCGACGGCAAACCCCAATATCTCGATCATCTGCCACGGATGCAGGACTATCTCGCGCGCAATCTCGCACATCCGGTGTTGTCGGAGCTGAAGCTCTGGTATGAGGCTCGCCTGCCGGGCCTTGTCGCCCGCCCTCCCGCGTAG
- the murU gene encoding N-acetylmuramate alpha-1-phosphate uridylyltransferase yields MVLAAGLGKRMRPITATTPKPLIRIAGRSLLDHGLDRLAAAGVKRAVVNVHYLADLVEQHLKRRKAPDIIISDERGKLLETGGGIKKALPLLGPDPFFIVNTDSLWLEGPHGNIARMGRIWDPARMDMLLLLASGATSIGDEGYGDFTMDPAGVLRRRAERELAPFIYAGVAIAKPELFENTPDGSFSLNLLFDRAIAAGRLYGVRLDGQWLHVGTPAAVKLAEETFVASAR; encoded by the coding sequence ATGGTGCTGGCTGCCGGCCTCGGCAAGCGCATGCGCCCGATCACGGCGACGACCCCGAAACCTCTCATCCGCATCGCGGGCCGCTCCCTGCTCGATCACGGGCTCGACCGGCTGGCGGCCGCCGGGGTGAAGCGGGCGGTCGTCAATGTCCACTATCTCGCCGATCTCGTGGAGCAGCATCTGAAGCGTCGCAAGGCGCCGGATATCATCATTTCCGATGAGCGCGGAAAGCTTCTCGAAACAGGCGGCGGCATCAAGAAGGCCTTGCCGCTGCTCGGGCCGGACCCATTCTTCATCGTCAACACCGATTCGCTGTGGCTCGAAGGGCCGCACGGCAATATCGCGCGCATGGGGCGGATCTGGGATCCCGCGCGCATGGATATGCTGCTCCTGCTCGCCTCCGGCGCCACCAGCATCGGCGATGAGGGCTACGGCGATTTCACGATGGATCCGGCCGGCGTTCTTCGGCGTCGCGCGGAACGGGAACTCGCTCCGTTCATCTACGCCGGCGTGGCGATCGCCAAGCCCGAGCTGTTCGAAAACACCCCCGACGGTTCGTTCTCGCTGAACCTGCTGTTTGACCGCGCCATCGCGGCCGGCCGTCTCTATGGCGTCAGGCTGGACGGCCAGTGGCTGCATGTCGGCACGCCGGCCGCCGTCAAGCTTGCTGAAGAGACATTCGTCGCGAGCGCGAGGTAA
- a CDS encoding ATP-dependent helicase/nuclease subunit B: MARAPSPRAFTIAPGAPFLPTLVEALASGRILPGLRLSDGTVDPLALADTTIFLPTRRAARALTTLLAERCGGRAVLLPRIVPLGDVDDAEIALAADLGGMGEGDFAGLPPAIGETERRLILTRLVLAWAKAVDRALLRLDDHEPLLVPASPADALGLAGDLARLMDALATEGIAWESLHSLVEDRYSRYYGITLDFLKIAAETWPQILADRGASDPVSRRNAIILADAERLARERPEAPMIVAGSTGSVPATAHLIAAVSRLPQGAVVLPGLDRGLDEPSWRAIADARHGHPQAALQRLITTIGIDRAEVQELADLPPEVAARASFLAEALRPAETTHVWAEHRQGTGDFATTTRAALAGLTLVEAPDERSEALAAALAMREALETPGATVALVTPDRMLAERTIAELARWDIAVEDSAGLPLSRSRAGSLAQLVADVALADFAAPDLLALLNHPDATFGQSFATARQAATELEIGLLRGPEAPPGIAGLKAVLPERRREAASRRSPRPLRRLGPSAWERVAALLDALEAAFAPLDVRSFADGAADLVAMASAHDAVLRAVSARAPEEDWDPPRADGWGDLASLFDDLAVVKSAELIGRPGDYPAFFAGLLAERVLRRGEAAHRRAKVFGLLEARLLTADRIVLGGLDEGIWPPVVRTDAFLNRPMRTALGMSPPERRIGQTAHDFVEALGTRDAVITRSLKREGAPTVPSRFLQRMKALAGGEAWEAVRARGRTILAWAEALERAPAEPSLRRPMPKPPLHLIPRSLSVTEVETLVRDPYAIYARHVLKLDPLESLAVPPGAADRGNLVHEALGRFAMAYPAALPADALAALTEIGREVFAPYGAYPDVMALWWPRFLRLAEAYVAWEAARRPGLGRLHAEISGALDLVLADGSSFSLRARADRVEEYDNLAVIVDFKTGQVPTPKQIFAGFAPQMTLEAAMLVAGGFKGPATMPADRIELLYVGATGGKEPLKPRPVQPERGETRSVADLVTEHPTRLAQLLSRYCRGEIGFASRPFAEYAKREGVYDHLARVREWSTGGDEGGGE; the protein is encoded by the coding sequence ATGGCAAGGGCGCCATCGCCGAGGGCCTTTACCATTGCGCCGGGCGCGCCCTTTCTGCCGACGCTGGTCGAGGCGCTGGCTTCCGGGCGCATTCTGCCCGGACTCAGGCTCTCCGATGGCACCGTCGATCCGCTGGCGCTCGCGGACACCACGATCTTCCTGCCCACGCGCCGCGCGGCACGGGCGCTGACCACCCTCCTTGCCGAGCGCTGTGGCGGGCGGGCCGTGCTTCTGCCACGCATCGTGCCGCTGGGCGATGTCGACGACGCCGAGATCGCCTTGGCCGCCGACCTCGGCGGGATGGGCGAGGGCGATTTCGCCGGCTTGCCACCGGCGATTGGCGAGACCGAAAGGCGCCTTATCCTGACGCGGCTGGTGCTTGCCTGGGCGAAGGCCGTCGATCGCGCCCTCCTGCGGCTTGACGATCACGAGCCGTTGCTCGTGCCGGCTTCTCCCGCTGATGCGCTCGGGCTCGCGGGTGATCTCGCGCGCCTCATGGATGCGCTCGCCACCGAGGGTATTGCCTGGGAGAGCCTGCACAGCCTCGTGGAGGATCGCTATTCCCGCTACTACGGCATCACGCTCGACTTCCTGAAAATCGCCGCCGAGACCTGGCCACAGATTCTGGCGGACCGCGGCGCGAGCGATCCCGTCAGCCGGCGCAACGCCATCATCCTCGCCGATGCCGAACGGCTTGCCCGTGAGCGGCCAGAGGCGCCGATGATCGTCGCGGGGTCCACGGGCTCGGTGCCGGCGACGGCCCATCTCATCGCCGCCGTATCGCGGCTGCCGCAGGGCGCCGTCGTTTTGCCGGGTCTCGACCGCGGCCTGGACGAGCCCTCCTGGCGCGCAATCGCGGATGCGAGACACGGCCATCCCCAAGCCGCTTTGCAACGTCTCATCACCACCATTGGCATCGACCGCGCCGAGGTTCAGGAACTCGCCGATCTTCCCCCGGAGGTCGCGGCCCGCGCGAGCTTCCTCGCCGAGGCGCTGCGCCCGGCCGAGACCACCCATGTCTGGGCGGAGCATCGCCAGGGCACGGGAGACTTCGCCACCACGACGCGCGCCGCCCTTGCGGGCCTCACCCTTGTGGAGGCGCCGGACGAACGTTCCGAGGCACTGGCCGCCGCGCTCGCCATGCGCGAGGCGCTGGAGACGCCGGGCGCGACGGTCGCGCTCGTCACGCCGGATCGCATGTTGGCCGAGCGCACCATCGCGGAGCTGGCCCGCTGGGATATCGCGGTGGAGGATTCGGCAGGGCTGCCGCTCAGCCGCTCCCGCGCGGGCAGCCTCGCCCAGCTCGTCGCTGATGTGGCGCTCGCTGATTTCGCTGCGCCGGACCTGCTCGCGCTCCTCAATCACCCCGACGCGACCTTCGGACAGAGCTTCGCGACGGCGCGTCAGGCGGCAACGGAGCTTGAGATCGGCCTGCTGCGCGGGCCGGAGGCACCGCCCGGCATCGCCGGGTTGAAGGCCGTTCTCCCCGAACGCCGGAGAGAGGCCGCGAGCCGTCGCAGCCCGCGTCCCCTGCGGCGCCTTGGCCCCTCGGCTTGGGAACGCGTGGCGGCGCTGCTTGACGCGCTGGAGGCCGCCTTCGCCCCCCTCGACGTCAGGAGTTTCGCGGATGGTGCGGCCGACCTCGTCGCGATGGCCTCAGCCCACGATGCGGTTTTGCGCGCGGTCTCGGCACGCGCGCCGGAGGAGGATTGGGATCCGCCGCGCGCCGATGGCTGGGGAGACCTCGCCAGCCTGTTCGATGATCTCGCCGTCGTGAAATCCGCTGAGCTCATCGGCCGCCCGGGGGATTATCCGGCCTTCTTTGCGGGGCTCCTGGCGGAGCGCGTGTTGCGCCGGGGCGAGGCCGCGCATCGCCGCGCCAAGGTCTTCGGGCTGCTGGAGGCCCGCCTCCTCACCGCCGACAGGATCGTGCTGGGCGGCCTCGATGAGGGCATCTGGCCGCCGGTGGTGCGGACGGACGCCTTCCTCAATCGCCCCATGCGCACGGCGCTCGGGATGAGCCCGCCGGAGCGGCGCATCGGCCAGACCGCCCATGATTTCGTCGAGGCCCTGGGCACGCGTGACGCCGTGATCACCCGCTCGTTGAAGCGCGAGGGGGCGCCGACCGTGCCGTCGCGCTTCCTGCAGCGCATGAAGGCACTGGCGGGCGGCGAGGCCTGGGAGGCGGTGCGCGCGCGGGGCCGCACCATCCTCGCCTGGGCCGAGGCCTTGGAACGGGCACCGGCTGAGCCCTCCCTGCGTCGGCCGATGCCGAAGCCGCCGCTCCACCTCATTCCGCGCTCCCTCAGCGTCACCGAGGTCGAGACGCTGGTGCGCGATCCCTATGCGATCTATGCTCGGCATGTGCTGAAGCTCGACCCGCTGGAAAGCCTCGCGGTGCCGCCGGGCGCGGCTGATCGCGGCAATCTCGTCCATGAGGCGCTCGGCCGGTTCGCCATGGCCTATCCGGCCGCCCTCCCGGCCGATGCGCTCGCCGCTCTCACGGAGATCGGCCGTGAGGTGTTCGCGCCCTATGGGGCCTATCCCGACGTCATGGCCTTGTGGTGGCCGCGCTTCCTCAGGCTCGCGGAGGCTTATGTGGCATGGGAGGCCGCCCGCCGTCCGGGCCTGGGGCGGCTCCACGCCGAGATTTCAGGCGCCCTCGATCTCGTGCTCGCGGACGGATCGAGCTTTTCCCTGCGGGCGCGCGCCGACCGCGTCGAGGAATACGACAACCTCGCGGTGATCGTGGATTTCAAGACGGGCCAGGTGCCGACGCCCAAGCAGATCTTCGCCGGCTTCGCGCCGCAGATGACCCTGGAAGCCGCCATGCTGGTCGCGGGCGGTTTCAAGGGCCCGGCGACCATGCCCGCGGATCGGATAGAGCTGCTTTATGTCGGCGCCACCGGCGGCAAGGAGCCTCTCAAGCCCCGGCCGGTGCAGCCGGAGCGGGGCGAAACCCGGAGTGTCGCGGATCTCGTCACCGAGCATCCCACCCGGCTGGCGCAGCTTCTGTCGCGCTATTGCCGTGGTGAGATCGGCTTCGCCTCACGCCCCTTCGCCGAATATGCCAAGCGCGAAGGTGTCTATGACCATCTGGCGCGGGTGCGCGAATGGTCAACCGGCGGCGACGAGGGAGGCGGCGAATGA
- a CDS encoding DNA helicase → MSVTPPSADEVIGRVIHDQHRAADPAASAWVSANAGSGKTTVLANRVLRLLLAGAEPGRILCLTFTKAAAANMSNRVFDDLGRWVALDDAALDAALLRLTGKPPTADLRAVARRLFARAIETPGGLKIETIHAFCERVLHLFPFEANVPARFEVLDDMDAADLLARARVAVISDAIAGRAPALAAALARLVEEAGDVTIDKALAEALRAKALLRQGLSREPGPSGGGIATDAIKAALGLEPADDRASVERAMLGEGIPEADWHGIITALAAGKTTDQALADCFRAALAATNPADKLAAYQSVFFTQAGEPRSDSRFGTKAIDPDLIQQLRDERDRLAGLTGRLKAVLAVERTAALLTLASAVFTRVEASKNARGALDFDDLIARTVDLFARHEAAWVLYKLDAGIDHILVDEAQDTSPEQWRILKALAEEFTAGESAALTRRTLFAVGDPKQSIYGFQGAAPREFDGSGRYFRRRVEAAGLSFEDVRLTVSFRSAPEVLKAVDAVFADPQHFQGLSFDDDAVGTVHESARPQLAGLVEFWEAERPTEVVDSEAWTLPVDELEEGSPQVRLARRIARAVKHWTGGGDDGRRFSPGDILILVRKRGGFYESLIRALKDTGLPVAGADRLKVTEHIAVRDLVAAGRAALLPADDLTLAALLKSPLVGLDDDDLMRIGAERPEEQSLDHALALAADAGNEGAVRAVGLLADWRQRARRGGPFAFYAHLIGPGGGRRRLVARRGAEAGDAIDEFMAAALGYERRQAPSLAGFLVAFGEAEREVKRDLEDGHDEIRVMTVHGAKGLEAPVVILADGCDVPTGRTDPKLFAIAGRDGPALPIWSPRSELDPEAVAGVRDRLRREAEEEHNRLLYVAMTRAKERLVVASYTSLGRDAKTGDFRPLPEKSWPAMIREGLEAGAYGLVEAPAPHGNGTVWRWRDPARVASPSAPPAAAAVALPSLPAWLDRRLPPEAEARPPLRPSSALGAADQLPEAAHPPSGPLGTPPPRSRRDEDARRAARLGGDFLHKLLQHLPEGHMRGGEAAAREIAALLEVRATGLDAAKRDGIVTDALAVLARPDLAALFGPSSRAEVPIAGAITIDGEAVPVSGQIDRLAVTEDAVHVADFKTSHWPPATLEAAPPGHLAQLAVYAALLAEIYPDRPVRAFLVYTRGPRVFAVSPEALEAALMLVKQA, encoded by the coding sequence ATGAGCGTTACGCCTCCATCCGCTGATGAGGTCATCGGTCGGGTCATCCATGACCAGCATCGGGCAGCTGATCCAGCGGCCTCCGCCTGGGTATCGGCCAATGCCGGCTCCGGCAAGACCACCGTGCTCGCCAACCGGGTGCTGCGGCTTCTGCTGGCCGGCGCGGAGCCCGGGCGCATCCTCTGCCTCACCTTCACCAAGGCCGCCGCCGCCAATATGTCGAACCGGGTGTTCGACGACCTCGGCCGCTGGGTCGCGCTGGATGACGCGGCGCTGGACGCCGCGTTGCTTCGCCTCACTGGCAAGCCGCCGACGGCCGATCTCCGCGCGGTCGCGCGGCGGCTCTTCGCGCGCGCCATCGAGACGCCCGGCGGGCTGAAGATCGAGACCATCCACGCCTTCTGCGAGCGGGTGCTGCATCTCTTCCCGTTCGAGGCGAATGTCCCGGCCCGCTTCGAGGTGCTGGACGACATGGACGCCGCCGATCTTCTCGCCCGCGCCCGCGTCGCCGTGATCAGCGATGCCATCGCCGGCCGCGCGCCGGCGCTCGCTGCGGCGCTGGCCCGGCTGGTGGAGGAGGCGGGCGACGTCACCATCGACAAGGCCCTTGCCGAGGCATTGCGCGCCAAGGCCTTGCTGCGGCAGGGCCTTTCCAGGGAACCCGGGCCCTCAGGCGGAGGCATCGCGACCGACGCCATCAAGGCAGCGCTCGGCCTCGAGCCCGCCGACGATCGCGCCAGCGTGGAACGCGCGATGCTGGGGGAGGGCATCCCCGAGGCCGATTGGCACGGCATCATCACGGCACTGGCCGCTGGTAAAACGACGGATCAGGCTCTGGCCGACTGCTTCCGGGCAGCGCTCGCCGCAACGAACCCGGCCGACAAATTAGCCGCCTATCAATCTGTGTTTTTTACCCAGGCTGGCGAGCCGCGTTCCGACAGTCGCTTCGGCACGAAAGCCATTGATCCAGACTTGATCCAGCAGCTCCGCGACGAGCGTGATCGCCTCGCCGGGCTGACCGGACGGCTCAAGGCCGTGCTCGCCGTCGAGCGGACAGCCGCCCTGTTGACCCTCGCGAGCGCGGTCTTCACCCGCGTCGAGGCCTCCAAGAACGCGCGCGGCGCGCTGGATTTCGACGATCTGATCGCCCGCACGGTCGATCTTTTCGCCCGCCATGAGGCGGCCTGGGTTCTCTACAAGCTCGACGCCGGCATCGACCACATCCTCGTCGACGAGGCGCAGGATACGAGCCCGGAGCAGTGGCGCATCCTCAAGGCGCTCGCTGAGGAATTCACGGCCGGGGAGAGCGCCGCGCTGACGCGGCGGACGCTATTCGCGGTGGGTGATCCCAAGCAGTCCATCTACGGCTTCCAGGGCGCGGCGCCACGCGAGTTCGACGGCAGCGGCCGGTATTTCCGCCGGCGCGTCGAGGCCGCTGGCCTCTCCTTCGAGGATGTGCGCCTGACGGTGTCCTTCCGCTCGGCGCCGGAGGTGCTGAAGGCGGTTGATGCGGTCTTCGCCGATCCCCAGCATTTCCAGGGCCTCTCCTTCGATGACGATGCCGTCGGCACGGTGCATGAGAGCGCCCGGCCGCAGCTCGCTGGCCTCGTCGAGTTCTGGGAGGCTGAACGCCCCACGGAGGTGGTCGATTCGGAAGCCTGGACGTTGCCCGTCGACGAGCTCGAGGAGGGTTCGCCCCAGGTGCGGCTCGCCCGGCGCATAGCGCGGGCCGTGAAGCACTGGACAGGCGGGGGCGACGACGGCCGGCGCTTCTCACCCGGCGATATCCTCATCCTGGTGCGCAAGCGCGGCGGTTTCTACGAATCCCTGATCCGCGCGCTGAAGGACACCGGCCTGCCGGTCGCGGGTGCCGACCGGCTCAAGGTCACCGAACATATCGCGGTGCGCGACCTCGTCGCGGCCGGCCGCGCGGCCCTGCTGCCGGCGGACGACCTGACGCTCGCGGCGCTCCTGAAATCGCCGCTCGTCGGCCTCGACGACGACGACCTCATGCGCATCGGCGCCGAGCGGCCCGAGGAGCAATCGCTCGACCACGCCTTGGCGCTGGCGGCGGATGCGGGCAATGAGGGGGCCGTGCGCGCTGTCGGGCTGCTGGCGGACTGGCGCCAGCGTGCGCGCCGGGGCGGGCCCTTCGCCTTCTATGCCCATCTGATCGGTCCCGGCGGCGGGCGCCGCCGGTTGGTGGCGCGCCGCGGCGCCGAGGCGGGCGACGCCATCGACGAATTCATGGCCGCGGCGCTCGGCTATGAACGGCGGCAGGCACCGTCCCTGGCGGGTTTCCTCGTTGCCTTCGGCGAGGCCGAACGTGAGGTGAAGCGCGATCTCGAAGATGGCCATGATGAGATCCGCGTCATGACCGTGCACGGCGCCAAGGGACTGGAGGCACCCGTCGTCATCCTCGCGGATGGCTGCGATGTGCCGACCGGGCGCACCGATCCCAAGCTTTTCGCCATTGCCGGCCGCGATGGCCCTGCCTTGCCGATCTGGTCACCGAGGAGTGAGCTCGATCCCGAGGCGGTCGCAGGGGTGCGCGACAGATTGCGGCGCGAGGCGGAGGAGGAGCACAACCGCCTGCTCTATGTGGCCATGACCCGGGCCAAGGAGCGGCTGGTGGTGGCCTCCTACACGAGCCTTGGCCGCGACGCCAAGACCGGCGACTTCCGGCCGTTGCCGGAGAAGAGCTGGCCGGCGATGATCCGCGAGGGGCTGGAGGCCGGCGCATACGGGCTCGTCGAGGCTCCGGCTCCCCACGGCAACGGCACTGTCTGGCGTTGGCGGGATCCCGCGCGGGTGGCGAGCCCCTCCGCGCCGCCGGCCGCGGCCGCGGTGGCTTTGCCGAGCCTGCCCGCCTGGCTCGATCGCCGCCTGCCGCCGGAAGCCGAGGCGCGCCCCCCGCTCAGGCCATCAAGCGCCCTTGGCGCGGCGGATCAGCTTCCGGAGGCGGCTCATCCTCCTTCCGGGCCCTTGGGAACGCCGCCGCCGCGTTCCCGGCGTGATGAGGACGCGCGCCGCGCGGCTCGGCTCGGCGGCGACTTCCTGCACAAGCTCCTGCAGCACCTGCCGGAAGGCCACATGCGTGGCGGCGAGGCTGCGGCGCGGGAGATCGCGGCCCTTCTGGAGGTGCGCGCCACCGGCCTCGACGCCGCCAAGCGGGATGGCATCGTCACGGACGCGCTGGCCGTGCTCGCCCGGCCGGACCTGGCGGCCTTGTTCGGCCCATCAAGCCGCGCCGAGGTGCCAATCGCCGGCGCGATCACGATCGATGGTGAGGCCGTCCCGGTCTCAGGCCAGATCGACCGTCTCGCCGTCACCGAGGACGCCGTTCATGTGGCCGATTTCAAGACGAGTCACTGGCCGCCGGCCACGCTTGAGGCGGCTCCGCCCGGCCATCTCGCGCAGCTTGCCGTCTATGCGGCCTTGCTCGCTGAGATCTATCCCGATCGGCCTGTCCGGGCTTTCCTCGTCTATACGCGCGGCCCACGCGTGTTCGCCGTATCGCCGGAGGCGCTTGAGGCCGCACTCATGCTTGTCAAGCAGGCGTGA
- the trxA gene encoding thioredoxin 1, producing the protein MGFPVQPATHERFFIMATIKATDASFEADVLQAGEPVVVDFWAEWCGPCKMIGPALEEISTELAGKVKVVKVNVDENPATAAQFGIRSIPTLLLFKDGKLAGQKVGAAPKSDLSRWISGSV; encoded by the coding sequence ATGGGCTTCCCCGTGCAGCCTGCCACCCACGAAAGGTTTTTCATCATGGCGACCATCAAGGCAACCGATGCGAGTTTCGAAGCCGACGTCCTGCAGGCTGGCGAGCCGGTGGTTGTGGACTTCTGGGCGGAATGGTGCGGCCCTTGCAAGATGATCGGCCCGGCCCTGGAGGAGATTTCCACGGAGCTCGCCGGCAAGGTCAAGGTCGTGAAAGTCAATGTGGATGAGAACCCGGCCACGGCCGCGCAGTTCGGCATCCGTTCGATCCCGACGCTGCTCCTCTTCAAGGACGGCAAGCTCGCCGGCCAGAAAGTCGGCGCGGCGCCCAAGAGCGATCTGTCGCGCTGGATCTCCGGTTCGGTCTGA
- a CDS encoding Dihydrofolate synthase: MDSSDALLARFLALHPKVIDLSLGRIARLLASLGHPEHRLPPIIHVAGTNGKGSTIAFMRAILEAAGLAVHVYTSPHLVRYHERIRLGAPGGSRIVDEQRLLDAFRRCEEANGREPITFFEITTAAAFLLFAENPADVLLLEVGLGGEADATNVISEPLVTVVTPVSLDHPEYLGDRITSVAAAKAGIFKRGVPAIIAPQDPEASAVLEARAERIGAPLIIGDQDFSVHEEGGRLVYQDERGLLDLPLPRLSGRHQHINAGTAIAALRAGGFDRLPVAAYEAGLKNADWPARMQRLIRGDLIAHAPEGAEIWLDGGHNPEGGRAVASAMADMEESRPAPLVLIVGMLGTKDAVGFLSPFAGLARELLAVSMTTQLAARPAEEIAEIAQELGFVTSAHASVEAALGSLKHQDWEHPPRILITGSLYFAGEVLAANGTPPT; the protein is encoded by the coding sequence ATGGACTCATCCGATGCCCTGCTGGCGCGCTTCCTGGCGCTCCATCCGAAGGTGATCGACCTGTCGCTCGGCCGCATCGCGCGCCTGCTCGCGAGCCTGGGCCATCCCGAGCATCGGCTTCCGCCCATCATCCATGTCGCCGGCACCAACGGCAAAGGCTCCACCATCGCCTTCATGCGGGCCATCCTGGAAGCGGCGGGCCTGGCGGTGCATGTCTATACCTCGCCACATCTGGTGCGTTACCACGAGCGCATCCGGCTCGGGGCTCCAGGCGGCAGCCGCATCGTCGACGAGCAGCGCCTGCTCGATGCATTCCGCCGCTGCGAGGAGGCCAATGGCCGCGAGCCGATCACGTTCTTCGAGATCACGACAGCCGCGGCCTTTCTTCTGTTCGCCGAAAATCCGGCTGACGTCCTCCTTCTCGAAGTGGGCCTCGGCGGCGAGGCCGATGCCACTAATGTCATTTCGGAGCCGCTGGTGACGGTGGTGACGCCCGTCTCGCTGGATCACCCCGAATATCTCGGAGACCGCATTACCAGCGTGGCCGCGGCCAAAGCCGGCATATTCAAGCGTGGCGTGCCCGCGATCATCGCGCCGCAGGATCCGGAAGCCTCAGCCGTGCTGGAGGCTCGTGCCGAGCGCATCGGCGCGCCGCTGATCATCGGCGACCAGGATTTTTCCGTGCATGAGGAGGGCGGACGCCTCGTCTATCAGGACGAGCGCGGCCTGCTCGATCTGCCGCTGCCCCGCCTGTCCGGCCGCCACCAGCATATCAATGCCGGCACCGCGATCGCGGCGCTGCGAGCCGGTGGCTTCGATCGCCTGCCCGTGGCCGCCTATGAAGCTGGGCTCAAGAATGCCGACTGGCCGGCGCGGATGCAGCGCCTGATACGCGGCGATCTCATCGCACATGCGCCCGAGGGCGCTGAAATCTGGCTCGACGGCGGACATAACCCCGAGGGCGGCCGCGCCGTCGCCAGCGCCATGGCCGACATGGAAGAGAGCCGGCCGGCGCCGCTCGTGCTCATCGTCGGCATGCTCGGCACCAAGGACGCGGTTGGCTTTCTCTCCCCCTTCGCCGGCCTTGCCCGCGAGTTGCTGGCGGTGTCGATGACCACGCAGCTCGCCGCGCGCCCCGCCGAGGAAATCGCCGAAATCGCCCAGGAGCTCGGCTTCGTCACGTCGGCTCATGCCAGTGTCGAGGCAGCCCTCGGCTCTCTCAAGCACCAGGATTGGGAGCATCCCCCCCGGATCCTGATCACCGGGTCGCTCTATTTCGCGGGCGAAGTGCTGGCCGCGAACGGGACACCGCCGACCTGA